The Watersipora subatra chromosome 1, tzWatSuba1.1, whole genome shotgun sequence genome has a window encoding:
- the LOC137397240 gene encoding uncharacterized protein has translation MTMVQVGANMVLLSNLVIILTASFCVLVSTTAAYQNETSSVDAVNHTVFETSGYKSCNESEEYDACLSGGRMYQLLSSLKPGYAGNLGDCISECMDSYRDQIAEHACEDGCRAEESVVSDRQRKLADYTRESDSLIQRALNQQVLSHWMFTMITGFDLFNDWYDPSNDDEGSTTYLFVEQSDNALRISSYRVINGPLYFTTSDATEDDSVTLNPYLDSDDAEPCYMQGTYSKLALCLLLFSSAFFLIWLTCSTVSTAPRKSVSDRSEKLRDKKALSNLIDTSPAPVHYPSYSDEDEKMLIA, from the exons ATGACGATGGTACAAGTAGGAGCAAACATGGTGTTGTTAAGCAACTTGGTTATAATTTTGACTGCTAGCTTTTGTGTGCTGGTCAGCACAACGGCAGCATACCAAAATGAAACATCTAGTGTAGATGCAGTAAATCACACGGTTTTTGAAACATCAGGTTACAAATCTTGCAACGAG AGTGAGGAGTATGATGCATGCTTAAGTGGAGGTCGCATGTACCAACTCTTATCTTCTTTGAAGCCTGGATATGCGGGTAACCTCGGCGACTGCATTTCTG AGTGTATGGATTCCTACAGAGATCAGATTGCTGAGCACGCGTGTGAAGATGGATGCCGAGCTGAGGAGAGCGTTGTCTCTGACAGACAAAGAAAG CTGGCTGACTACACCCGAGAATCAGACTCTCTCATTCAGCGAGCTTTAAACCAGCAGGTGCTCTCTCATTGGATGTTCACTATGATCACAGGATTCGATCTGTTTAATGACTGGTATGACCCGAGCAATGACGATGAAGGAAGCACAACATACCTTTTTGTTGAGCAGTCTGACAATGCACTGAGGATCAGCAGCTACCGTGTGATAAACGGTCCACTGTATTTTACTACAAGTGATGCTACTG AAGATGACTCCGTTACATTGAACCCATATTTGGACTCTGATGATGCAGAACCTTGCTACATGCAGGGTACCTATTCCAAGCTCGCGCTGTGTCTTCTTCTTTTCAGCTCCGCTTTCTTTCTCATCTGGCTCACATGCAGCACGGTTAGCACCGCTCCTCGCAAGTCTGTTTCTGATCGGTCAGAGAAG CTGAGAGATAAGAAGGCATTATCAAATCTGATAGATACTTCTCCAGCCCCCGTGCACTATCCAAGCTATTCTGATGAAGATGAAAAAATGCTCATCGCGTGA